One genomic region from Pseudomonas hormoni encodes:
- the rpsD gene encoding 30S ribosomal protein S4 codes for MARYIGPKCKLARREGTDLFLKSGVRAIESKCNIEAAPGIHGQRRGRQSDYGTQLREKQKVRRIYGVLERQFSGYYKEAAGKKGATGENLLQLLECRLDNVVYRMGFGSTRAESRQLVSHKSVSVNGQTVNVPSYQVRAGDVVAIREKAKNQLRIVQALDLCAQRGRVEWVEVDTEKKSGVFKNVPARSDLSADINESLIVELYSK; via the coding sequence ATGGCTCGTTACATTGGTCCAAAATGCAAACTCGCTCGTCGCGAAGGCACCGATCTCTTTCTGAAGAGCGGCGTGCGCGCGATCGAATCGAAGTGCAACATTGAAGCAGCACCTGGTATCCACGGCCAACGCCGCGGTCGCCAGTCCGATTACGGCACCCAACTGCGTGAAAAGCAGAAGGTCCGTCGTATCTACGGCGTTCTCGAGCGTCAATTCAGCGGCTACTACAAAGAAGCTGCTGGCAAGAAAGGTGCAACTGGTGAGAACCTGCTGCAACTGCTCGAATGCCGTCTGGACAACGTTGTATACCGTATGGGTTTTGGCTCTACTCGTGCCGAATCCCGTCAGCTGGTATCGCACAAATCCGTCAGCGTTAACGGTCAGACCGTAAACGTGCCGTCGTACCAGGTTCGTGCTGGTGACGTGGTCGCGATTCGCGAGAAAGCAAAGAACCAACTTCGCATTGTCCAAGCTCTCGATCTGTGTGCCCAACGTGGCCGCGTAGAATGGGTAGAAGTAGACACTGAGAAGAAGTCGGGCGTTTTCAAGAACGTTCCAGCTCGCAGTGATCTGTCCGCCGACATCAACGAAAGCCTGATTGTCGAGCTCTACTCCAAGTAA
- the rpsK gene encoding 30S ribosomal protein S11, whose product MAKPAARPRKKVKKTVVDGIAHIHASFNNTIVTITDRQGNALSWATSGGSGFRGSRKSTPFAAQVAAERAGQAALEYGLKNLDVNVKGPGPGRESAVRALNGCGYKIASITDVTPIPHNGCRPPKKRRV is encoded by the coding sequence ATGGCTAAACCTGCTGCTCGTCCTCGTAAAAAAGTTAAAAAGACAGTGGTTGATGGCATCGCCCACATCCATGCTTCTTTTAACAACACAATCGTGACCATCACCGACCGTCAAGGCAACGCTCTTTCCTGGGCTACCTCCGGTGGTTCGGGTTTCCGCGGTTCCCGCAAGTCCACCCCGTTTGCTGCTCAAGTAGCTGCTGAACGTGCTGGTCAAGCTGCGCTGGAATACGGTCTGAAAAACCTCGACGTTAACGTCAAAGGTCCAGGCCCAGGTCGTGAATCTGCAGTCCGCGCTTTGAACGGCTGTGGCTACAAGATCGCCAGCATCACCGACGTGACGCCAATCCCGCACAACGGGTGCCGTCCGCCGAAGAAGCGCCGCGTGTAA
- the rpsM gene encoding 30S ribosomal protein S13 yields MARIAGVNIPDNKHTVISLTYIYGVGRTTAQKICAVTGVNPAAKIKDLSDEQIEQLRGEVAKFTTEGDLRREINMKIKRLMDLGCYRGLRHRRGLPVRGQRTKTNARTRKGPRKPIRK; encoded by the coding sequence ATGGCCCGTATTGCAGGCGTTAACATTCCAGATAACAAGCATACTGTTATCTCGCTGACCTACATCTATGGTGTTGGTCGCACTACTGCACAGAAGATCTGTGCAGTGACTGGGGTAAACCCAGCCGCAAAGATCAAGGATCTGAGCGACGAGCAGATTGAACAGCTGCGTGGCGAAGTGGCGAAGTTCACCACTGAAGGTGACCTGCGTCGCGAAATCAACATGAAAATCAAGCGTTTGATGGACCTCGGTTGCTATCGCGGTCTGCGTCATCGTCGTGGTCTTCCAGTGCGCGGTCAGCGTACCAAGACTAACGCGCGTACCCGTAAAGGTCCGCGTAAGCCGATCCGCAAGTAA
- the rpmJ gene encoding 50S ribosomal protein L36 gives MKVRASVKKLCRNCKIIRREGVVRVICSAEPRHKQRQG, from the coding sequence ATGAAAGTTCGTGCATCGGTGAAAAAGCTGTGCCGTAACTGCAAGATTATTCGCCGCGAAGGTGTTGTTCGAGTAATTTGCAGCGCGGAACCGCGTCACAAACAGCGCCAAGGCTGA
- the secY gene encoding preprotein translocase subunit SecY, whose product MAKQGALSALGKGGMSELWARLRFLFLAIIVYRIGAHIPVPGINPDRLADLFRQNEGTILSLFNMFSGGALERMSIFALGIMPYISASIIMQLMTAVSPQLEQLKKEGEAGRRKISQYTRYGTVVLALVQAIGMSIGLAGQGVAFTGDFGFHFVAVSTFVAGAMFMMWLGEQITERGVGNGISMLIFSGIVAGLPRAIGQSFESARQGDINIFALVAIGLLAVAIIGFVVFIERGQRRIAVHYAKRQQGRKVFAAQTSHLPLKVNMAGVIPAIFASSILLFPASLGAWFGQSEGMGWLQDISQSIAPGQPLNILLFSAGIIFFCFFYTALMFNPKDVAENLKKSGAFIPGIRPGEQSARYIDGVLTRLTMFGALYMTAVCLLPQFLVVAANVPFYLGGTSLLIVVVVVMDFMSQVQSHLVSHQYESLMKKANLKGYGSGMLR is encoded by the coding sequence ATGGCTAAGCAAGGTGCTCTCTCTGCGCTCGGCAAAGGCGGTATGTCTGAACTCTGGGCTCGTCTGCGTTTTCTGTTCCTGGCGATTATCGTCTACCGAATAGGCGCACACATCCCGGTTCCAGGTATCAACCCGGACCGACTCGCGGACCTGTTTCGACAGAATGAGGGGACCATTCTTAGCTTGTTCAACATGTTTTCCGGCGGCGCGCTGGAGCGGATGAGCATCTTTGCACTGGGGATCATGCCGTACATCTCGGCATCGATCATCATGCAACTGATGACCGCCGTCAGCCCGCAGCTGGAGCAGTTGAAGAAGGAAGGTGAAGCTGGCCGTCGCAAGATCAGCCAGTACACCCGCTACGGCACTGTCGTCCTCGCTCTTGTTCAGGCAATTGGCATGTCCATTGGTCTGGCAGGGCAGGGCGTTGCGTTCACTGGTGACTTTGGCTTCCATTTCGTCGCGGTATCCACTTTTGTGGCTGGTGCGATGTTCATGATGTGGCTGGGTGAGCAGATTACTGAGCGTGGTGTTGGCAACGGTATCTCGATGTTGATTTTTTCGGGTATCGTCGCCGGTCTTCCGAGAGCGATCGGGCAGTCTTTCGAGTCTGCACGTCAGGGTGATATCAACATCTTCGCCCTGGTTGCCATCGGTTTGCTGGCAGTAGCGATTATCGGTTTCGTGGTGTTCATTGAGCGTGGTCAGCGTCGTATTGCTGTTCACTACGCCAAGCGTCAGCAGGGTCGTAAGGTCTTCGCTGCGCAGACTAGCCACTTGCCGCTGAAGGTGAACATGGCCGGTGTTATTCCGGCCATTTTCGCGAGCAGCATTTTGCTGTTCCCGGCTTCGTTGGGTGCCTGGTTCGGCCAGTCTGAAGGTATGGGCTGGTTGCAGGACATCTCGCAGTCGATCGCTCCTGGTCAGCCGTTGAATATTCTGCTGTTTAGTGCAGGGATTATTTTCTTCTGCTTCTTCTATACGGCGTTGATGTTCAATCCGAAAGACGTAGCGGAAAACCTGAAGAAGTCCGGTGCCTTTATTCCGGGTATCCGTCCAGGTGAGCAGTCTGCGCGCTACATTGATGGCGTTCTGACTCGCTTGACCATGTTCGGTGCTCTTTACATGACGGCCGTGTGTCTGCTTCCCCAGTTCCTGGTGGTTGCGGCAAACGTACCGTTCTACCTTGGCGGGACCTCGTTGCTGATCGTCGTCGTGGTTGTGATGGACTTCATGTCCCAAGTACAATCGCACCTCGTTTCGCACCAGTACGAATCCCTGATGAAGAAAGCCAACCTGAAGGGTTACGGCAGCGGCATGTTGCGCTGA
- the rplO gene encoding 50S ribosomal protein L15, translating into MKLNDLSPAPGSRREKHRPGRGIGSGLGKTGGRGHKGQSSRSGGTIAPGFEGGQQPLHRRLPKFGFVSLKAMDRAEVRLSELAKVEGDIVTVQSLKDANVINVNVQRVKIMLSGEVTRAVTIGKGIGATKGARAAIEAAGGKFEE; encoded by the coding sequence ATGAAACTCAATGATCTGAGTCCAGCGCCGGGTTCCCGTCGCGAAAAGCATCGTCCGGGCCGTGGTATCGGTAGTGGTTTGGGCAAGACCGGTGGCCGTGGCCACAAAGGTCAGTCCTCCCGCTCCGGTGGCACCATTGCTCCAGGCTTTGAAGGCGGTCAACAGCCGCTGCATCGTCGCCTGCCGAAGTTCGGTTTCGTTTCCCTGAAAGCCATGGACCGCGCAGAAGTGCGTTTGTCCGAACTGGCTAAAGTGGAAGGCGACATCGTCACCGTGCAGTCCTTGAAAGATGCCAACGTGATCAACGTCAACGTACAGCGTGTGAAAATCATGCTGTCCGGCGAAGTGACTCGCGCTGTTACCATCGGAAAGGGAATCGGCGCCACCAAAGGTGCGCGTGCGGCTATCGAAGCAGCTGGCGGCAAGTTCGAGGAATAA
- the rpmD gene encoding 50S ribosomal protein L30, with amino-acid sequence MATVKVTLIKSMTGRIPNHKLCVKGLGLRRIGHTVEVLDTPENRGMINKAYYMLRVEG; translated from the coding sequence ATGGCTACCGTTAAAGTTACGCTGATCAAAAGCATGACCGGCCGCATCCCTAACCACAAACTGTGCGTAAAGGGTCTGGGTCTGCGTCGCATCGGTCACACTGTAGAAGTACTTGATACTCCCGAGAATCGCGGGATGATCAACAAGGCTTACTACATGCTGCGTGTCGAGGGTTAA
- the rpsE gene encoding 30S ribosomal protein S5, with translation MSNNDQKRDEGYIEKLVQVNRVAKTVKGGRIFTFTALTVVGDGKGRVGFGRGKSREVPAAIQKAMEAARRNMIQVDLNGTTLQYAMKSGHGASKVYMQPASEGTGIIAGGAMRAVLEVAGVQNVLAKCYGSTNPVNVVHATFKGLKAMQSPESIAAKRGKSVKEIF, from the coding sequence ATGTCAAATAACGACCAAAAGCGCGACGAAGGCTACATTGAGAAGCTGGTTCAAGTTAACCGCGTAGCCAAAACCGTAAAAGGCGGCCGTATCTTCACTTTCACCGCGTTGACCGTGGTTGGTGATGGTAAAGGGCGTGTTGGCTTCGGCCGTGGCAAGTCACGTGAAGTGCCTGCTGCGATCCAGAAGGCAATGGAAGCTGCTCGTCGCAACATGATCCAAGTTGATCTGAACGGCACCACTCTGCAGTACGCAATGAAGTCCGGTCACGGCGCTTCGAAGGTGTACATGCAGCCTGCTTCTGAAGGTACCGGTATCATCGCTGGCGGCGCTATGCGTGCTGTCCTCGAAGTAGCTGGCGTTCAGAACGTTCTGGCCAAGTGCTACGGCTCGACTAACCCGGTAAACGTGGTTCACGCCACTTTTAAAGGTTTGAAGGCCATGCAGTCTCCTGAATCCATTGCCGCCAAGCGTGGCAAAAGCGTCAAGGAGATCTTCTGA
- the rplR gene encoding 50S ribosomal protein L18 — MTDKKVTRLRRARKARLKMHELEVVRLCVFRSSQHIYAQVISADGNKVLASASTLDKELRDGATGNIDAATKVGQLVATRAKAAGVSQVAFDRSGFKYHGRVKALADAAREAGLEF; from the coding sequence ATGACCGACAAAAAAGTTACTCGACTGCGTCGCGCTCGCAAAGCACGCCTGAAAATGCACGAACTCGAAGTCGTGCGTCTCTGCGTGTTCCGCTCGTCGCAGCACATCTACGCCCAGGTCATTTCGGCCGACGGCAACAAAGTCCTGGCATCTGCCTCGACTTTGGATAAAGAACTGCGTGATGGCGCCACTGGCAACATCGACGCGGCCACTAAGGTTGGCCAGCTGGTCGCTACGCGTGCTAAAGCCGCTGGCGTCTCGCAGGTGGCTTTCGACCGCTCTGGCTTCAAGTACCACGGCCGCGTCAAGGCGCTGGCTGATGCTGCTCGTGAAGCTGGGCTGGAGTTCTAA
- the rplF gene encoding 50S ribosomal protein L6 codes for MSRVAKNPVKLPAGVEVKFAGQQLSVKGAKGTLELNIHSSVEIVEEAGELRFAARNGDQQTRAMAGTTRALVNNMVQGVSQGFERKLQLVGVGYKAQAKGTVLNLALGFSHPVDYELPEGITAETPSQTDILIRGIDKQLVGQVAAEIRDFRPPEPYKGKGVRYADEVVRRKEAKKK; via the coding sequence ATGTCACGCGTCGCTAAGAACCCCGTTAAGCTGCCAGCCGGTGTCGAAGTCAAATTCGCAGGCCAACAGCTTTCGGTGAAGGGTGCCAAGGGCACTCTCGAACTGAACATCCATTCGTCCGTTGAGATCGTTGAAGAAGCTGGTGAGCTGCGTTTCGCTGCTCGCAATGGCGATCAACAAACTCGCGCAATGGCTGGTACCACTCGTGCGTTGGTAAACAACATGGTCCAAGGCGTAAGCCAAGGCTTCGAGCGCAAGCTCCAGCTGGTCGGTGTTGGTTACAAAGCGCAAGCAAAAGGCACAGTGCTGAACCTGGCTCTTGGCTTCTCGCACCCAGTGGATTATGAACTGCCGGAAGGCATCACCGCTGAGACTCCTAGCCAAACCGACATCCTGATCCGGGGTATCGATAAGCAGCTGGTAGGTCAAGTGGCCGCCGAGATCCGCGACTTCCGTCCACCAGAGCCGTACAAAGGCAAAGGTGTGCGCTACGCGGACGAAGTCGTCCGTCGTAAAGAAGCCAAGAAGAAGTAG
- the rpsH gene encoding 30S ribosomal protein S8, which produces MSMQDPLADMLTRIRNAQMAEKSVVSMPSSTLKVAVAKVLKDEGYIAGYQISSEIKPLLSIELKYFEGRPVIEEVKRVSRPGLRQYKSVDDLPKVRGGLGVSIVSTNKGVMTDRAARAAGVGGEVLCTVF; this is translated from the coding sequence ATGAGTATGCAGGACCCGTTAGCGGACATGCTAACTCGAATCCGTAATGCCCAGATGGCTGAAAAGTCCGTCGTAAGCATGCCATCTTCTACTTTGAAGGTAGCTGTTGCCAAAGTCCTGAAGGACGAAGGTTACATTGCGGGTTATCAGATCAGCAGCGAAATCAAGCCACTGCTGTCCATCGAGCTGAAGTACTTCGAAGGCCGTCCGGTCATCGAGGAAGTGAAGCGCGTTAGCCGTCCAGGCCTGCGTCAGTACAAGTCCGTCGATGATCTGCCAAAAGTTCGTGGCGGTCTCGGTGTGTCTATCGTCTCCACCAACAAAGGTGTGATGACGGATCGTGCTGCGCGCGCTGCCGGTGTCGGCGGCGAAGTTCTTTGCACTGTGTTCTAA
- the rpsN gene encoding 30S ribosomal protein S14, with protein MAKMSMKNRELKRQLTVAKYAKKRAALKAIIVDLNASPEARWEATVALQKQPRDASASRMRNRCRLTGRPHGVYRKFGLGRNKLREAAMRGDVPGLVKASW; from the coding sequence ATGGCCAAGATGAGCATGAAAAACCGCGAGCTGAAGCGTCAGCTCACGGTTGCCAAGTACGCCAAAAAGCGTGCAGCACTGAAAGCTATCATCGTTGATCTGAACGCAAGTCCAGAAGCGCGTTGGGAAGCTACAGTAGCTCTGCAGAAGCAGCCACGTGACGCAAGCGCTTCGCGCATGCGTAACCGCTGCCGCCTGACCGGTCGTCCACACGGCGTTTACCGCAAGTTCGGCCTTGGCCGTAACAAACTGCGTGAAGCGGCAATGCGTGGTGACGTGCCTGGTCTGGTTAAAGCCAGCTGGTAA
- the rplE gene encoding 50S ribosomal protein L5: MARLKEIYWKEIAPKLKEELKLSNVMEVPRVTKITLNMGLGEAVGDKKVIEHAVADLEKITGQKVVVTYARKSIAGFKVREGWPIGVKVTLRRERMYEFLDRLLSISLPRVRDFRGLNAKSFDGRGNYSMGVKEQIIFPEIDYDKIDALRGLDITLTTTAKNDDEGRALLRAFKFPFRN; encoded by the coding sequence ATGGCACGACTAAAAGAGATTTACTGGAAGGAAATCGCACCGAAGCTTAAGGAAGAACTTAAGCTCTCGAACGTGATGGAAGTTCCACGCGTTACAAAAATCACCCTGAACATGGGTCTGGGCGAAGCGGTCGGTGACAAGAAAGTCATTGAGCATGCTGTTGCCGACCTGGAAAAGATCACCGGTCAGAAAGTCGTTGTGACTTACGCTCGGAAATCCATCGCTGGCTTTAAAGTCCGTGAAGGTTGGCCGATCGGCGTCAAAGTGACCCTGCGCCGTGAGCGTATGTACGAGTTCCTGGATCGTCTGCTGTCGATCTCCCTGCCTCGGGTTCGCGACTTCCGCGGCCTGAATGCCAAGTCCTTCGATGGTCGTGGTAACTACAGCATGGGCGTTAAAGAGCAGATCATTTTCCCGGAAATCGACTACGACAAGATCGATGCTCTCCGCGGTCTGGACATTACCCTGACCACCACTGCCAAGAACGATGATGAAGGTCGCGCCCTGTTGCGTGCTTTCAAATTCCCGTTCCGCAACTGA
- the rplX gene encoding 50S ribosomal protein L24, protein MQKIRRDDEIIVIAGKDKGKRGKVLKVLANNRLVIGGLNLVKRHTKPNPMSGVQGGIVEKEAPLDASNVAIFNGETNKADRVGFKVEDGKKIRVFKSTQKAVDA, encoded by the coding sequence CATCGTGATCGCCGGCAAAGACAAAGGTAAGCGCGGTAAGGTGCTTAAGGTTCTCGCTAATAACCGTCTGGTTATTGGTGGTCTGAACCTGGTTAAGCGTCATACCAAGCCTAACCCGATGTCGGGCGTACAAGGCGGTATCGTCGAAAAAGAAGCTCCACTGGACGCTTCTAACGTCGCCATTTTCAACGGCGAAACCAACAAGGCTGATCGCGTTGGTTTCAAAGTAGAAGACGGCAAGAAAATTCGTGTCTTCAAGTCGACCCAAAAAGCGGTTGATGCTTGA